A single window of Ignavibacteriota bacterium DNA harbors:
- a CDS encoding LD-carboxypeptidase, producing the protein MKNIKPKKLQNNDLIGIISPASTPNDLDKIERGVKYLEKLGYRTKVGKNVGKKHGYLAGSDNERLDDLHNAFFDKEIKAVFCLRGGYGSGRILDKIDFNLIKNNPKIFVGYSDITALQMSIYKKTGLITFAGPMVASDFSEEINQFAEENFWKVLTTSRKIGKIYNPRNEKFFILNSGRAEGKIIGGNLSLIISLMGTEYLPVFKNSILLIEEISEEPYRIDRMLNQLKMAKVFKDVKGVILGRFVDCYEKKSEENPITLNEVIENYFGTLKIPVIYSVSHGHIKENLTIPIGINCNLNASRGFIELTESAVV; encoded by the coding sequence ATGAAAAACATCAAACCAAAAAAACTGCAGAATAATGATTTAATTGGTATAATTTCGCCGGCATCAACACCTAATGATTTAGATAAAATCGAAAGAGGAGTTAAATATCTCGAAAAATTGGGATATAGAACAAAAGTCGGAAAAAATGTTGGTAAAAAGCATGGATATTTAGCGGGAAGCGATAATGAACGATTGGATGATTTGCACAATGCGTTTTTCGATAAAGAAATAAAAGCTGTTTTTTGTCTACGCGGCGGTTATGGATCAGGTAGAATTTTAGATAAAATTGACTTTAATTTAATAAAGAATAATCCCAAAATATTTGTTGGTTATAGCGATATAACTGCTCTTCAGATGTCAATTTACAAGAAAACCGGATTAATAACTTTTGCTGGTCCAATGGTTGCGAGCGATTTTTCTGAAGAAATAAATCAATTTGCAGAAGAAAATTTTTGGAAGGTATTAACTACAAGCAGAAAAATTGGTAAAATTTACAATCCGCGAAATGAAAAATTTTTTATATTGAATTCAGGCAGAGCAGAGGGCAAAATAATCGGCGGAAATTTATCTTTGATTATTTCCTTAATGGGAACAGAATATTTGCCGGTTTTCAAGAATTCAATTCTTCTAATTGAAGAAATTAGTGAAGAACCTTACAGAATTGACAGGATGCTGAATCAGCTGAAAATGGCAAAAGTCTTCAAAGACGTTAAAGGCGTAATTTTGGGAAGATTTGTGGATTGCTACGAAAAAAAATCTGAAGAAAACCCAATTACATTAAATGAAGTTATTGAGAACTATTTCGGAACGCTTAAAATTCCTGTAATTTACAGCGTTAGTCACGGACATATTAAAGAAAATTTAACCATTCCTATTGGTATAAATTGTAATTTAAATGCGTCAAGAGGATTTATTGAATTAACAGAGAGTGCGGTAGTTTAA
- a CDS encoding 1-acyl-sn-glycerol-3-phosphate acyltransferase, which yields MKNYSNYPEILANNDGYQTDPKIQKPFFESFLFYAKLIKIVNFANGQTKKNIYDRYNWVASSIAVLRAVESIGIKISVKGMKNLTGFEGPAVIIGNHMSTMETLLLPSFIQPIKSVIFVIKKELVDFPLFGPVAAARHPIIVGRTNPREDLKIVMDEGSENLQKGRSVIIFPQKTRTSFFDKSAFNSLGVKLAKRNNVPVIPLALITDAWGNGKLIKELGKIDVSKKVFFEFGKPLTVEGSGNDQHEFILNFIETKFKEWGRADLVL from the coding sequence ATGAAAAACTATTCTAACTATCCCGAAATTCTTGCAAATAATGATGGATATCAGACAGATCCCAAAATTCAAAAACCATTTTTTGAATCATTTTTATTTTACGCCAAACTAATTAAAATTGTGAACTTTGCAAACGGACAGACAAAAAAAAATATATATGACAGATATAATTGGGTTGCTTCTTCCATTGCAGTCCTGAGAGCCGTTGAAAGCATAGGAATTAAAATTTCTGTAAAAGGTATGAAGAATCTCACCGGTTTTGAAGGTCCGGCGGTTATCATAGGAAATCATATGAGTACAATGGAAACACTGCTTCTGCCTTCTTTTATTCAGCCCATTAAATCCGTGATTTTTGTTATTAAAAAAGAACTCGTTGATTTTCCATTATTCGGTCCAGTTGCGGCGGCACGGCATCCAATTATTGTTGGCAGAACAAATCCAAGAGAAGATTTGAAAATTGTAATGGATGAAGGCTCGGAAAATCTGCAAAAAGGCAGATCCGTAATAATTTTTCCGCAGAAAACAAGAACTTCATTTTTTGATAAATCTGCTTTCAATTCACTGGGAGTAAAATTAGCGAAAAGAAATAACGTTCCGGTTATACCTTTGGCTTTGATTACCGACGCTTGGGGAAACGGAAAACTCATCAAAGAATTGGGAAAAATAGACGTTTCGAAAAAAGTTTTTTTTGAATTCGGTAAACCGCTTACCGTCGAAGGAAGTGGAAATGATCAGCATGAATTTATTTTAAATTTTATTGAAACCAAATTCAAAGAATGGGGAAGAGCGGATTTAGTATTGTAA
- a CDS encoding ABC transporter permease — translation MNFSFQIANRYIRSKKGAKFLSLISVITIAGISLGIAVLIMAISILSGFDKTVSENIIKFNAHINISGFSSKNLPNYDSNYKIIENALRGKYSSISPYISQKVLITKTDFTDGILLTGIDSGYAEQSLKKILVEGNLNLNSNEFNVIIGKKLAVNLKVMVGDFINVISMRNDEIPSLSNFPTIEQFKITGIYESGMAEYDDIYAYVNFETAKSIFEIKNEVSGFNINVKNISEIDSLKDKLQSILPYPYYTRGYREINKHIFTWLELQQKPIPIVLGLIIIVAIFNIVGALLMLIIQKTEAIGVLKSMGANRKQIIQIFVFQGLFLAGVGIILGNFLAFILSWIQNTYKIISLPSQIYYLSSVPIFIDVKVYILISLLGIILAFLASLIPSFIASRIQPIKAIKFN, via the coding sequence ATGAATTTTTCATTTCAAATCGCAAATAGATATATCAGATCTAAAAAAGGAGCAAAGTTTTTATCCTTAATTTCCGTAATAACAATTGCGGGAATTTCATTAGGTATTGCCGTTTTAATTATGGCAATTTCTATCTTAAGCGGTTTTGATAAAACTGTAAGCGAAAATATAATTAAATTCAATGCGCATATAAATATCAGCGGATTCAGTTCAAAGAATCTTCCTAATTATGATTCAAATTATAAAATCATTGAAAATGCATTGCGCGGTAAATATTCTTCAATTTCTCCTTATATTTCGCAAAAAGTGCTTATAACAAAAACAGATTTTACAGATGGAATTCTTTTAACCGGAATCGATTCCGGTTATGCAGAGCAATCTCTAAAAAAAATATTGGTCGAAGGAAATCTGAATTTAAATTCTAATGAATTTAATGTTATCATTGGTAAAAAATTAGCCGTAAATTTAAAGGTTATGGTTGGTGATTTCATTAATGTTATTTCAATGAGGAATGATGAAATTCCATCTTTATCAAATTTTCCAACTATTGAGCAATTTAAAATTACCGGAATTTATGAAAGCGGAATGGCAGAGTACGACGACATTTACGCATATGTAAATTTTGAAACCGCAAAATCAATATTCGAAATTAAAAATGAAGTAAGCGGATTTAATATAAATGTTAAGAATATTTCAGAGATAGATTCTTTAAAAGATAAACTTCAAAGTATTTTACCGTATCCGTATTATACAAGAGGTTACCGCGAAATAAATAAACACATTTTCACCTGGCTTGAACTGCAGCAAAAGCCAATTCCCATTGTACTTGGATTAATTATTATTGTTGCTATCTTTAATATTGTAGGTGCTTTGTTAATGTTGATTATCCAAAAAACAGAGGCAATCGGTGTTTTAAAATCAATGGGCGCAAATAGAAAACAAATAATTCAAATTTTTGTTTTTCAAGGTTTATTTCTTGCGGGAGTTGGAATTATTTTAGGAAACTTTTTAGCGTTTATACTCAGCTGGATACAAAACACTTATAAAATAATTTCACTTCCGTCACAAATTTATTATTTATCAAGCGTTCCGATTTTTATTGATGTAAAAGTGTATATATTAATTTCATTGCTTGGAATAATTTTAGCCTTTCTTGCTTCACTTATACCAAGTTTTATTGCGTCAAGAATTCAGCCTATTAAAGCAATTAAATTTAATTGA
- a CDS encoding ABC transporter permease, whose product MFEYFIAKKYIRAKHSLSFISVISIISTIGVAIGVAALIIVLSVFNGFGSLVTKMLINFDPQLRITSTNEDQTKLKETQKYLSSLNYIKSFAPYAEGKVLLMNDRSMEILNLKGIDISDSSSKNRILEQVKIGHFDLTKENNTDKIILSLPIALRLSANIGDTIFATSANQIKRTITRMTIPQTKKLIVSGIYEINNKQYALEYSFSTLEFAQQILNMKKNISGIEIILDDLDKSEEIKENIISKFGEDNLNISTWYDMHKDLYRVMLLERWAAYLLLSLIIAVAVFNILSSLTMSVFEKKKDIGILRSLGATSNSINKIFMFEGILIGIVGTTLGLILGLFVCFLQINFNLYTLDASKFVIDTLPVEIRISDIFAVSVMSLLLTYFASKYPANKALKTKIIDALKWE is encoded by the coding sequence ATGTTTGAATATTTTATAGCAAAAAAATACATACGAGCAAAACACAGCCTTAGTTTTATTTCGGTGATTTCAATTATATCAACAATTGGAGTAGCAATTGGTGTTGCCGCTTTGATTATTGTGCTTTCGGTATTTAATGGTTTTGGATCATTAGTGACAAAAATGTTAATAAATTTCGATCCGCAATTAAGAATTACAAGTACAAACGAAGATCAAACAAAATTAAAAGAAACTCAAAAATACTTGTCGAGTTTAAATTACATCAAATCATTCGCTCCTTATGCAGAAGGCAAAGTATTGTTGATGAATGACAGATCAATGGAAATTCTGAATTTAAAAGGAATTGATATTTCAGATTCTTCAAGTAAAAACAGAATTTTAGAGCAGGTAAAAATTGGTCATTTCGATTTAACAAAAGAAAATAATACCGATAAAATTATTTTAAGTCTGCCTATTGCGCTTCGTCTTTCGGCAAATATTGGTGATACTATATTTGCGACTTCGGCTAATCAAATAAAACGAACAATAACTAGAATGACAATTCCACAGACAAAAAAATTAATTGTCAGCGGAATTTATGAAATCAACAACAAACAATATGCATTGGAATATTCATTTTCTACTTTGGAATTTGCACAGCAAATTTTAAATATGAAAAAAAATATTTCCGGAATTGAAATAATTCTTGACGACTTAGATAAATCGGAAGAAATTAAAGAAAATATTATTTCAAAATTCGGCGAAGATAATTTAAATATATCTACCTGGTATGATATGCATAAAGATCTTTACAGAGTAATGCTGTTGGAAAGATGGGCAGCTTATTTACTTCTCTCGCTAATAATTGCAGTTGCTGTATTCAATATACTCAGCTCATTAACAATGTCTGTTTTTGAAAAGAAAAAAGATATAGGAATTTTACGCTCATTGGGAGCAACGAGTAATTCCATAAATAAAATATTTATGTTCGAAGGAATTTTAATTGGAATTGTTGGAACAACATTGGGATTAATTTTAGGTTTGTTCGTATGTTTTCTTCAAATAAATTTTAATTTATATACTCTCGACGCGAGTAAATTTGTAATTGATACACTTCCGGTTGAAATAAGAATCAGCGATATTTTTGCCGTATCGGTAATGTCTTTATTACTAACATATTTCGCTTCAAAATATCCGGCGAACAAAGCGTTAAAAACAAAAATAATTGACGCTCTAAAATGGGAATAA
- a CDS encoding ABC transporter ATP-binding protein: protein MKILIAEHLFKYFRKGQETIKVLNDVSLSINQNEITVIVGASGAGKSTLLHILSGLDKPDSGEVIIDAKNIFEFSENEVSKFRNTSIGFIYQFHHLLPEFTAIENVAIALMINGTPKKEALQKSLEFLKLVGLENRKNHQPAELSGGEQQRVAIARALVNNPKIIFADEPTGNLDSKNSDIIHQLFLELKNKLNITLLIVTHNPELVKLANRVLEMKDGNITG, encoded by the coding sequence ATGAAAATTTTAATTGCCGAACATTTATTTAAATATTTTAGAAAAGGTCAAGAAACCATAAAAGTTCTAAATGATGTTTCTTTATCTATAAATCAAAATGAAATTACGGTTATTGTAGGAGCTTCAGGCGCCGGGAAAAGTACATTGCTGCATATACTTAGCGGACTCGATAAACCGGACAGCGGTGAAGTTATAATTGATGCTAAAAATATTTTTGAATTTTCGGAAAATGAAGTTTCAAAATTTAGAAATACTTCAATCGGTTTTATTTATCAATTCCACCATCTTCTGCCTGAATTTACGGCGATTGAAAATGTTGCAATAGCATTAATGATAAATGGAACTCCTAAGAAAGAAGCATTACAAAAAAGTTTGGAATTTTTGAAATTGGTTGGTTTGGAAAACCGCAAGAATCATCAACCAGCAGAATTAAGCGGTGGAGAACAGCAACGAGTTGCGATTGCAAGAGCTTTGGTCAATAATCCGAAAATAATTTTTGCCGATGAACCAACGGGAAATTTAGATTCAAAAAATAGCGATATAATACATCAGCTTTTTCTAGAATTAAAAAATAAATTAAATATTACATTGTTAATAGTAACTCACAATCCGGAATTGGTTAAGCTTGCGAACAGAGTTTTGGAAATGAAAGACGGGAATATTACGGGTTGA
- a CDS encoding T9SS type A sorting domain-containing protein, producing the protein MKKYFFFFLIVLAVNIYPQNNWDVVWSLAEKPFVGPGAASEISIVKAGFDTDQDGWGEFMCGWTDLERNFVLMYEATGDNTYDLVWYFEVPLATNTFHGIAVGDLDNNNKVDIVITAPTVVGDDSPERLWFFEWSGVVGENKYGKGELGSITANKTWNFNLDNGLDFRPYGLTIEDIDNDGKNELICGVRSGDRGREIFVVSATGALSGFGSFKIEFNYQESFEGSLYSVTTGDLDNDGKKEIYAAVWANMTLRIFECNGDSQYELVTSLDSMSTTDYGAVDGLRVADANNDGVNELYWAGTESDNTMFMITGINDVSQITPADIKPFYHIPTVADGGLKSMYIADPDKDNKIDLMIGGERNGQIFDLEYNGTGDPADSSSWTLNVLFDIWQESGLSPNDTVVLTPRMFYGMPAGDMDKDGKSEYVFTNYSADFSVWPEDKYLWVIESDVAVGIENPKNIISNNYSLDQNYPNPFNPNTIISYTIPFNGSTNNSNVKLVVYDVLGKEISTLVNEQKPAGNYEVNFNAIDLPSGIYFYKLQVGNFSEIKKMTLLK; encoded by the coding sequence ATGAAAAAATATTTTTTCTTTTTTTTAATCGTTCTTGCAGTAAATATTTATCCACAGAATAATTGGGATGTAGTTTGGTCGTTAGCTGAAAAACCATTTGTCGGTCCGGGTGCCGCATCTGAAATCTCTATTGTAAAAGCGGGCTTTGACACAGACCAAGACGGCTGGGGCGAATTTATGTGCGGCTGGACTGACCTTGAAAGAAACTTTGTTTTAATGTATGAAGCAACAGGAGATAATACTTATGATCTTGTTTGGTATTTCGAAGTACCTTTGGCAACAAATACATTTCATGGTATTGCGGTTGGTGATTTAGATAATAATAATAAAGTTGATATTGTTATAACTGCTCCTACAGTTGTTGGCGACGATAGTCCTGAAAGGCTATGGTTCTTTGAATGGAGCGGTGTTGTTGGTGAAAATAAATATGGGAAAGGAGAATTAGGTTCTATAACAGCAAATAAAACGTGGAATTTCAATTTGGATAATGGTTTGGATTTTCGTCCTTATGGACTAACTATTGAAGATATTGATAATGACGGAAAAAACGAATTGATTTGCGGTGTTAGATCAGGTGACAGAGGAAGGGAAATTTTTGTTGTTTCCGCAACGGGCGCGTTAAGTGGATTCGGTAGTTTTAAAATTGAATTCAACTATCAAGAATCATTTGAAGGATCACTGTACAGCGTTACTACAGGCGACTTGGATAATGACGGTAAAAAAGAAATTTATGCAGCTGTTTGGGCAAACATGACATTACGAATTTTTGAATGCAACGGAGACAGTCAATACGAATTAGTTACTTCTTTAGATAGTATGTCAACAACAGATTACGGCGCAGTTGATGGTTTGCGAGTTGCCGACGCAAATAATGACGGTGTTAATGAATTATATTGGGCAGGAACTGAATCAGATAATACAATGTTTATGATCACCGGAATTAATGATGTAAGTCAGATTACACCAGCTGATATAAAACCATTTTATCATATACCGACAGTTGCAGATGGAGGTTTAAAATCAATGTATATCGCTGATCCCGATAAAGACAATAAAATTGATTTGATGATTGGCGGTGAAAGAAACGGACAAATTTTTGATTTGGAATATAATGGAACCGGAGATCCTGCTGATTCTTCAAGCTGGACGTTAAATGTTTTATTTGATATTTGGCAAGAAAGCGGGCTTTCACCAAATGATACTGTTGTTTTAACTCCAAGAATGTTTTACGGCATGCCAGCCGGCGATATGGATAAAGACGGAAAATCAGAATATGTATTTACAAATTACAGCGCGGATTTTTCAGTTTGGCCTGAAGATAAATATCTTTGGGTGATTGAAAGCGATGTTGCAGTAGGAATAGAAAATCCAAAAAATATAATTTCGAATAATTATTCTCTGGATCAGAATTATCCTAATCCTTTCAATCCAAATACAATAATAAGTTATACCATTCCATTCAACGGTAGTACAAATAATTCTAACGTTAAATTGGTAGTTTATGATGTATTGGGAAAAGAAATTTCCACATTGGTTAATGAACAAAAACCTGCCGGAAATTATGAAGTTAATTTTAACGCGATAGATCTACCAAGCGGAATTTATTTCTACAAACTTCAAGTTGGCAATTTTTCTGAAATAAAGAAAATGACTTTATTGAAATAA
- a CDS encoding leucyl aminopeptidase encodes MIFDIKISTVSQINNLKENSAHVLFINDTENLNDFIKKHKLLISEPQKDQLCDEKISEIKLWNSSVPELTILKKIKIDKKFSNDFFRNYLAGIVQYLENQKLKNLYINLPDFKVFEIYFKSEEYFFRTILEGIFLGNYNFKKYIKQTDRKKILNVTIETKDQKTVKKIVQENENIVQSVYFTRNLVNEPANILTPIEFANRIKNEFKNSSVKVSVFDEATLKKQKMNAVLSVGKGSSNKPVMIIAKYNPKEKAKLKICLVGKGVTYDTGGLSIKPTAGMLNMKADMAGGAAVFGIIKAVEKNNLPIEIIGIVPAVENAISGNSYKPGDIISTSSGKTIEVKDTDAEGRIILADALEFASKQKPDEIIDFATLTGAVAVALGLFTAGIFTKSDDIADRLIKSSQETYEHLWRLPFWDEFNSLMDSKIADVSNLGPRWGGAISAGKFLERFVDENIPYAHIDIAGPAIEHDLTNYTKDYCTGFGVRFMYEYLKDICKK; translated from the coding sequence ATGATCTTTGATATAAAAATAAGTACAGTTAGTCAAATAAATAATCTTAAAGAAAATTCTGCTCATGTTTTATTTATTAATGATACAGAAAATTTAAATGATTTTATAAAAAAGCATAAATTATTAATCAGTGAACCGCAAAAAGATCAGCTTTGTGATGAAAAAATTTCTGAAATAAAATTATGGAATTCATCTGTTCCCGAATTGACAATTCTTAAAAAAATTAAAATCGATAAAAAATTTAGCAATGATTTTTTTAGAAATTATTTAGCCGGCATAGTTCAATATTTGGAAAATCAAAAACTAAAAAATCTTTATATAAATCTTCCTGATTTTAAAGTCTTTGAAATTTATTTTAAATCGGAAGAATATTTCTTTCGTACAATTTTGGAAGGAATATTTCTTGGTAATTATAATTTTAAAAAATACATAAAGCAGACTGATAGAAAAAAAATATTAAATGTTACAATAGAAACTAAAGATCAAAAAACAGTAAAAAAAATTGTTCAAGAAAATGAGAACATCGTTCAATCTGTTTATTTTACAAGAAATTTAGTAAACGAACCGGCAAACATTTTAACTCCCATAGAATTTGCCAATAGAATAAAAAATGAATTTAAAAACTCATCTGTAAAAGTTAGCGTTTTTGATGAAGCAACGTTGAAAAAACAAAAGATGAATGCCGTTTTATCTGTAGGAAAGGGAAGTTCCAATAAACCGGTGATGATTATAGCAAAATACAATCCTAAGGAAAAAGCTAAGCTTAAAATTTGTTTGGTTGGAAAAGGCGTTACATACGATACCGGTGGCTTATCCATAAAACCTACAGCCGGAATGCTTAATATGAAAGCCGATATGGCTGGCGGAGCTGCAGTATTCGGAATAATAAAAGCGGTTGAGAAAAATAATTTGCCGATTGAAATTATTGGGATAGTTCCAGCGGTTGAAAATGCAATTTCGGGAAATTCTTATAAGCCGGGAGATATTATTTCTACATCTTCGGGCAAAACAATCGAAGTGAAAGACACCGACGCGGAAGGAAGAATAATACTTGCCGATGCTCTTGAATTTGCGTCGAAGCAAAAGCCGGATGAAATTATTGACTTTGCAACATTAACAGGAGCTGTTGCAGTTGCGTTAGGACTATTCACAGCCGGAATTTTTACAAAGTCTGATGATATTGCCGATAGATTAATTAAATCTTCGCAAGAAACCTATGAACATCTTTGGCGTTTACCATTTTGGGATGAATTTAATTCTTTGATGGATAGTAAAATTGCGGATGTCAGTAACCTCGGTCCACGTTGGGGCGGAGCAATTTCCGCAGGTAAATTTTTAGAAAGATTCGTTGATGAAAATATTCCTTACGCACATATAGATATTGCCGGTCCCGCCATTGAACACGACCTTACAAATTATACAAAAGATTATTGCACAGGCTTTGGAGTTAGGTTTATGTATGAATATTTAAAGGATATTTGCAAAAAGTAA
- a CDS encoding bifunctional oligoribonuclease/PAP phosphatase NrnA: protein MLNFSNLLELLIKFNSFIITTHVNPDPDAIGSEIAISEILKQLNKNFKIINRSETPYNIKFLDNDNIIEVFDPEKHKQIFEKSEAAIVLDLNHLNRTSIMENSFRTFKGKIICIDHHTNSENFTEFNFIDESKSSTGEILFDFVKSTKTLNFNYQMSLALYAAIMTDTGSFRFSKTTPEIHRKTAELLEFGFNTEEVYDKIYSQYDFSRIKMLGDALSTIKISDSGKISYMVITQKNLKEANGVESDVDGFVNFALNTRGVKIGILFFELKTGVKISFRSKDKIPVNILAERFKGGGHLNAAGSRLYDVTIDAIIPLVLTEADKILTEYENNYLEKA from the coding sequence ATGCTTAATTTTTCAAACTTACTTGAGTTACTGATAAAATTTAATTCATTCATTATAACAACTCATGTAAATCCTGATCCGGATGCGATTGGTTCTGAGATTGCAATTTCCGAAATTTTAAAACAGTTAAATAAAAATTTTAAGATCATTAATAGGTCGGAAACACCTTATAATATAAAATTTTTGGATAATGATAATATTATTGAAGTCTTTGATCCTGAAAAACACAAACAAATTTTTGAAAAATCCGAAGCTGCAATTGTCCTTGATTTAAATCATCTAAACAGAACTTCCATTATGGAAAATTCATTTAGAACTTTTAAAGGAAAAATAATTTGTATTGATCATCACACAAACTCGGAAAATTTTACGGAATTTAATTTTATTGACGAATCAAAATCCTCTACAGGTGAAATTCTTTTTGACTTTGTTAAATCAACAAAAACTCTAAATTTTAATTATCAAATGTCGCTTGCGCTTTATGCCGCAATTATGACGGATACAGGATCGTTCAGATTTTCAAAAACAACTCCTGAAATCCATAGAAAAACGGCGGAACTTTTGGAATTTGGTTTTAATACTGAAGAAGTTTATGATAAGATTTATTCTCAGTATGATTTTAGCCGAATAAAAATGTTGGGCGACGCGTTATCAACAATAAAAATTTCGGATTCCGGAAAAATTTCATATATGGTTATTACTCAAAAAAATTTGAAAGAAGCAAACGGCGTTGAATCTGATGTTGACGGATTTGTAAATTTTGCATTAAATACAAGAGGAGTGAAAATAGGAATATTATTTTTTGAATTGAAAACCGGAGTAAAAATAAGTTTCAGATCAAAAGATAAAATTCCAGTAAATATTCTTGCGGAAAGATTTAAAGGAGGAGGTCATTTGAACGCAGCCGGTTCCAGACTTTATGATGTAACGATTGACGCGATAATTCCTTTAGTTTTAACCGAAGCAGATAAAATCTTAACTGAATATGAAAACAATTATTTGGAAAAAGCATGA
- a CDS encoding 2-oxoacid:ferredoxin oxidoreductase subunit beta has product MSSTEINTEKYTAKDFSSGQDVRWCPGCGDYSILAQVQRTLPNIDNIVKEKVVWVSGIGCSSRFPYYMGTYGFHGIHGRAPAIATGLKIARPDLTVWVATGDGDLLSIGGNHFIHACRKNIDLKIILFNNRIYGLTKGQYSPTSEKGKVTKTSPYGSVDYPFNALSLALGSNATFVARTIDREPKHMAEMIDKAAYHKGLAFIEVYQNCNIFNDGAYSVLTEKETKEDNVVILEHGKPMLFGKNKDKGIMLDGFNPVVIDLNDDKHSIKDVIVHDEKDHGMVRAFILSHLTDDPNLPTPIGVFRQVFKPTYDEAMVEQINQVTKKKGKGDLEKLLFASNTWEVSEN; this is encoded by the coding sequence ATGAGTAGTACAGAAATAAATACAGAAAAATATACAGCAAAAGATTTTTCAAGCGGTCAAGATGTAAGATGGTGTCCCGGTTGCGGAGATTATTCAATTCTTGCTCAAGTACAAAGAACTTTGCCGAATATAGATAATATTGTAAAAGAAAAAGTTGTTTGGGTTTCCGGAATTGGATGTTCGAGCAGATTTCCTTATTACATGGGCACATATGGATTTCATGGAATTCATGGAAGAGCTCCAGCAATTGCAACAGGTTTGAAAATTGCGCGTCCTGATTTAACAGTTTGGGTTGCGACCGGAGACGGTGATTTACTCAGTATCGGCGGAAATCATTTTATTCACGCCTGCAGAAAAAATATTGATCTAAAAATAATTTTGTTCAATAATAGAATTTACGGTTTAACAAAAGGTCAGTATTCACCGACTTCTGAAAAAGGTAAAGTAACAAAAACATCTCCATACGGAAGTGTTGATTATCCCTTTAACGCATTATCTTTGGCGCTTGGTTCAAATGCAACTTTTGTAGCAAGAACTATTGACCGTGAACCAAAACATATGGCAGAAATGATAGATAAAGCCGCTTATCATAAAGGATTGGCATTTATTGAAGTTTATCAAAACTGTAACATCTTTAATGACGGCGCTTATTCTGTATTGACAGAAAAAGAAACAAAAGAAGATAATGTTGTTATTTTGGAGCACGGAAAACCAATGCTTTTCGGAAAAAATAAAGATAAAGGTATTATGTTAGACGGTTTTAATCCTGTTGTGATTGATCTTAATGACGATAAACATTCAATTAAGGATGTTATCGTACATGATGAAAAAGATCATGGAATGGTAAGGGCGTTTATTCTGTCGCATTTAACCGATGATCCAAATTTACCTACGCCGATTGGTGTTTTTAGACAAGTATTTAAACCTACATACGACGAAGCAATGGTTGAACAAATTAATCAGGTAACAAAGAAAAAGGGAAAAGGTGATTTGGAAAAATTACTTTTTGCATCCAATACTTGGGAAGTTTCTGAAAATTAA